The window CGCCGCGAGAATCTTCTCTGTAATCGTCATGCCCATAAGCTTTGTATCTTAGCGGAGCCAACGCACTTTGAGAAGCGGGTAGAGCCAGTAGCGTCGAACGACCCGTCGACGGGCTATCCCAGCACTTCCAAGACGGATCGATCAACCGATCGTGCCAGTTTTCGGATTTCGGAGGGCGTGATGCTCAGGGGCGGCATCAGGACGATGACGTCGCCGAGGGGGCGGAGGATCACGCCGAAGTCGCGGGCCTTCATGCAGACGCGGTAGCCGACGCGGTCTTTGACGTCGAAGAGATCCCGCGTGGCCTTGTCCTTCACGAGTTCGATCCCCACCATGAGGCCGCGTTGGCGGATTTCGCCGACAAACCGTGAAGAGTGAAGTGTGATGAGTGAAGTGTGAAGAGCGCGGATCTTGTTGGGAAGCGATTGCAGGACCTGCTTCTTTCGGAACACATGGAGACTCGCCAGCGCGGCGGCGCAGCCGAGAGGATTCCCCGTGTAGGTGTGTCCATGATAGAAGGTTTTTTGTTCCTCGTATGCGCCGATAAAGGCTACATAGACCGCATCCGTGGTGAGCGTGGCCGCGAGAGGGAGCACCCCTCCCGTGATGCCTTTGGCTATACACATAATATCGGGTGAAACGCCTTCATGCTCGGCGGCGAACATTTTTCCGGTTCGACCGAACCCCGTGGCTACTTCATCAAGGATCAGCAGGAGACCATGGTCGTCGCAAAGTTTTCGGATCCGCTTGAGGTAGCCGGGAGGGTGAACCACGATTCCCGCGGCGCCCTGGACGAGTGGCTCCATGAAAACCGCGGCGAGTTCAGTGTGATGTTCGCGGAGCGTTTTCTCCAGGACTTTGTAGCATTCAAAACGACAGGGGAGATCGCGTTCGGCGTTGAATGACTTGCTGCTCCTGTGAAGGGCGTTGGCGAACTTGTCGAAGCCCATTCCCTTGTACCCCACCGGACACCGGTGGCAATAGGGCGAGGGGGCTTTGATGGTGTCGAACAGGAGCGGTTTGTAGGTTGCGTGAAAAAGGTCGATGCCGCCAAGGCTGACGGAGCCGATGGTATCGCCGTGATACGCCTCCGTGAGCGTAAGGAATCTTGTCTTTCTTTTCGGTTCGGGGACCTTCCTGGTGGGTCCCATTTGCTGCCAGTACTGATACGCCATCTTGAGCGCGATCTCGGCCGCCGTCGCGCCGCTATCCGAGTAGAACACCTTGGAGAGTCCGGGGGGAGCGAGTTGGACGAGTTCTTTG is drawn from Nitrospirota bacterium and contains these coding sequences:
- the bioA gene encoding adenosylmethionine--8-amino-7-oxononanoate transaminase; this encodes MVRYLPHRRRPKDGRRKNGKCQSNWKEMDKQFVWHPFTQHAEWNAADPLIIERAKGNYLYDEDGNKYLDAVSSLWCNVHGHNVSEINRAIKDQLGQLDHSTFLGLTHKPGIQLAKELVQLAPPGLSKVFYSDSGATAAEIALKMAYQYWQQMGPTRKVPEPKRKTRFLTLTEAYHGDTIGSVSLGGIDLFHATYKPLLFDTIKAPSPYCHRCPVGYKGMGFDKFANALHRSSKSFNAERDLPCRFECYKVLEKTLREHHTELAAVFMEPLVQGAAGIVVHPPGYLKRIRKLCDDHGLLLILDEVATGFGRTGKMFAAEHEGVSPDIMCIAKGITGGVLPLAATLTTDAVYVAFIGAYEEQKTFYHGHTYTGNPLGCAAALASLHVFRKKQVLQSLPNKIRALHTSLITLHSSRFVGEIRQRGLMVGIELVKDKATRDLFDVKDRVGYRVCMKARDFGVILRPLGDVIVLMPPLSITPSEIRKLARSVDRSVLEVLG